AGAGTCTTATCATTCTGTACCATTATTTATGttcaaaagaaaattggaaGAATAGTAAGTATATGCATTATTAATAGTCTCAATCAGTGTAGAAAGTCAAAATGCTCAGATTCTTGAAGGGAAATAAACGAAGAATTGAAAGGAGTCATCTTTCTTTGTCTCGTGATTTCAGGGTAGTTTGTGAGAGAAGgggaataaaatatatatatatatatagagagagagagagagagagagagagagagagactgccATATGGGAGCAACGCAAGGCCATATGCCATATCCGAATCATAAAATAAGCCCAAGTGGACACGTGATCTTATCCGCTTatcccctccctccctccagTCCATCTCCCCATTTTTATGGGACCCTCTCCCCCAATATCTTCTTTCCATGCCCCATTTATACAAATTCTCACttcatttttagataaattatatttatttgttaaactttTTTTACTGTGATACAATCATCCCACTACATGGACCTAATTAATTTATGGAGGTTCTAAAAGATAATAACTCTTAACAGGGTCCTTTTTGTAATAGCTGCTTTACATCTCTTTTTGTAGAGAGCCGTTTCCATTAATCCATGAAAGCAGGGTGAAGGAAACTTTGGAGCTGGCAAGATGTCCACTTGGCTGGAAGTCATGAATCCATGTCACGTATGAGGAAAATTAATAGATCATAGagggagaaagggagagagagagagagagagagagagagtatgggGGAGAAGAGCAGTGCAGCCCTATAAATAGCAGAGACCGTATCAGTTTCTTCACATACTACCACTCTAACTCAACTGCCATCGTCGCGTGCTCTCCTTCTTCCCCccgcccctctctctctctctctctctctccctccgtGCAAAATCTTATCCCTTAATTCTGACTTTGGTTTCTCTGTCTCTTCTAATCAGTCATCATCTGTTCTGTTCGCTGGTTAACAAGCCAAAGAAAGCATATTTTTATCACTAAAATTAAATGGACAACAGAAGGCAAGCTtctgcttcatcttcttcctccttcacCGATCTGTTTGCTCCCAATgactcctcttcctcttcttcttcctcctctactGGTCTCTTTGGCTCTGTTTTTGGGCCCCCCTCCATGgtaacttcttttcttttctttttctatttctttgatATTCGagggttttcttcttcttcttcttcttctttttattgttgttatggTTAGGAACCATATTTGGTATACCTTTTTACCCATTTGGGGATTATTGAGTTTTTGGTGGTGAGATAGATACTTTGATGTATATTGCTCGTTCACAGGGTTCTGTTTGGATGCGTGGTAATTTTGATCATCTGTTGGTAGGGTTTAAGGAGGGATTGTTCTCAGCCTGGGGCCATGGCAAAGCATGATGTGGCGAATCAATATGGCAATGGAAAACACGGAACTACTACTTCAGATAACATCAGTTACAGAGGCAAAGGTGAGAGCTGTGGGGTAAGCAGCAAAGACAAGAGCTCCATCTACCACAGTGAACCAGCAGAGCCATGCTATTTCAGCTCATCAATATACTATGGTGGCCAAGAAGTTTATTCCCCAGTTAACCAGCCCACTGCTTCTCAACACATTGTGAGTTCACTCAACACTGTCCCCCTT
This genomic stretch from Diospyros lotus cultivar Yz01 chromosome 1, ASM1463336v1, whole genome shotgun sequence harbors:
- the LOC127805329 gene encoding uncharacterized protein LOC127805329; this encodes MDNRRQASASSSSSFTDLFAPNDSSSSSSSSSTGLFGSVFGPPSMGLRRDCSQPGAMAKHDVANQYGNGKHGTTTSDNISYRGKGESCGVSSKDKSSIYHSEPAEPCYFSSSIYYGGQEVYSPVNQPTASQHIVKKDGGDDPHGSNLNGASRGNWWQGSLYY